Genomic window (Acidobacteriota bacterium):
TCACTGAACGGGCTGCTGCAACGCAAGGACAATCCGAATGCGATCGCCGCCGTCGCTTACAGCAAATTGCTCTACGGCAAAGATCATCCGTACGGAAAGTCGTCGACCGGCGACGAAGCGTCGATCAAAGCCGTGACGCGCGCCGAGATCGAGAAGTTCTACGCGACGTATTACCGCCCGAACAATGCGGCGCTGATCGTCGTCGGCGATACCGACGCGAAGACGCTGCTTCCGAAGCTTGAGTCGGCCTTCGCGAACTGGAAACCTGGCGATTTGCCGAAGATCGATGTTCCGGGCGCCTCGAGCCAGAGCAATTCCGGGATCTTCGTCATCGACAAGCCCGGTGCGGCACAGTCGGTGCTGAGCATCGGCCAGGTCGGCGTTTCGCGGGACAATCCGGATTACTTTCCGTTGCTGGTGATGAATTCGATCCTCGGCGGACAGTTTTCGGCCCGCGTCAATATGAACCTTCGCGAGGAAAAGGGCTACACGTATGGAGCTCGCACGGGCTGGAGTTTCCGGCGCGGAGCCGGTCCGTTCGAGGCTTCGGCCGATGTTCAGACGGCAGTGACGAAAGAATCGGTCGTCGAGTTTATGAAGGAGATCAACGGCATTCGGGGCTCTATCCCGGTGACGCCGGCCGAGCTCGAATACAACAAGCAGAGCATCATCCGGCGTTATCCGCAGGGCTTTGAAACCGTCGGACAGCTTTCCGGACAGTTGGCGAACCTCGTGACATACGGCCTTTCGGATGCGTCCTTCAACGAGTACATCCAGAAGATCAACGGCGTAACGCTGGCGGACGTCAACCGGGTCGCGAACAAGTACTTGACACCCGACCGGATGGCCATCCTGATCGTCGGTGATCGTCAGACGATCGAACCGAAACTCCGCGAGATCGACGGCTGGGGCAGCAATATCCGCTTCCTCGACGCCGACGGCAATATGCTCAAGTAGCGAAGGCAAAAGGCAAAGGGAAAAAGGCAAAAGGCGAAAGGGCGATTCAGTTTTCGAATCCTCCCTTTCGCCTTTTGCCTTTTGCCTTTTGCCTTTTGCCTTTTTCCCTTTTCCCTTTGCCTTTTCCCCTTTGCCTTTCCCTTCACTCTCACTTTATATCCATCGGTTTCGGCGACGGGGGCTTTTCGGACTCACGCATTTTATCGCGTTCGCGCTGAAATCGTTCCCATTGGTCGGCGGTCAGGATCTTCTGCAGTTTTTCGTCGTGCGCGGAGCGGATCTCCTGTAAGCGCGGCTCCGATTCCTGGCGCATTTTTTGAATGCTCTCGCGCGTATCGCCGAAAATCTTTTCGACCTCGGACTTCTGATTCTCGTTCAAACCGAGGTCACTGAAAACCACCTCGTATTTTTCACGCCGCGTCTGACGGCCGCCGTTTCCGAACCAGAGATTGAAGGCATTGAGCGCAAACGCGCCGGCGACAAAACCGATCAGAAAAATGCTCAGCGTCGCGAACCGCAACTGCCATTTACTTTTGTTTTCGGAGTTCATTTGCTCTTGCCCTGTTCCTTTCGATCGCTATAGATAACTTCGAGAACCTGCTCGCGGGACATATCGCGCAATGGCCGCTGATTCAAAACGTCCGCTTCCGTCGAATAGATATTGGGATTCAACAGATCTGCCTGACTTTCATCCGCCGGCGCGAAAATGGTTAGCAATCCGAACACCGCGGCCATCAACACCATCGCCCCGACCATTTCGTGCGACGCCTGCCACCAGCGGCGGAATGACCAGAACGGCGCCTTCTGCAACTGCCGCTCACGCAAAGCGCTCAAAACCCGTGTCTCGAAAAATGGCGATGGATGAATCGGTCCAATGTCGGCCCTCGCTCGCAGCAGTGACACGGAAAACCTCGCCGCCGCAAGCGCGTCCGCGCAAGCAGCGCATTCCGCGGCGTGGACTTCGATCAGTTCGCGCCCGGCCGAATCAATGTTCGCAAGCCCTTTTTCGTCAATAAGCTCAGTTATGTGACCGTTCTTCATAATTCAATCCTTCGGAGTTTTCCATCCTTCGCGTTTAGCAATTTCGTGATCGATTCACGCATCCGACGCCGGACCCTAAACGCTTTCGTCTTGATCTTAGCTTCGCTCCACCCGGTCGCCGCCGACACCTCCTTGACGGACGCCCCTTCGCCGTCGAGCATCTGAACCAGAAGCGATTCTTCGGGCTGAAGCGTATCGAGCACGCGGCCCACCAGATCGGCGGCGATAAGTTTATCTTCCTGCGTCTGATGTTCGAGCGACGCGGCGTTGATCAGCCGTTCTTCCAGCCAATTCGACTCATCCTCGTTCAGATCCGAAAGCGTCAACTCCGACTGCGGCTTCGAAGACCTCAGGATATTGATGCAGGTCGTGACCGTGATCCGCGTCAGCCAGCCTTCGAGCGATCCGCGGCCTTCAAAATTCCCGAGTTGCGTGAACGCCTTCAGAAACACTTCCTGCGCCGCTTCTTCAACCAGGCTGTGACGGCGGAAGAACCGAGAGGAATAACTGAAAACGCGCGGACTGAAACGACGGACGATCTCGGCAAACGCAAGCTCATCGCCGTCGGCCGCGAGCCGCGCGATGTCGATCTCGCTCATTTTCCCGTATTCTTCCGCCAAGCGTGTAAAGTCGAGTAAATTCGTTCCCAACGATTCTATAGCTTCCGGCACGGTATTTTCAAAAAACTCAAACCCTTTCCATTGGCATAGACACAAAAAACTGTAAAATGGTTACATCGGAGGCGCCGCTATTTCGCAATTTTCTGTAACCGATACCCGATTTGATTTGTCTAGTTATTCGTAGAGTTAACCAATCGGTGACGCTTCTTCAATCAGGAATAGCGGCACTGCGAGCGTTCGGCGAAATAGCGCAAGCCCTAAGCATTCGTTCATAAATACTATTTCTTTGCGCCTTTGTCGTCGACGGCCGGCAGATTCGTTCCGGGCCTGGTTTCATATTTTTATGCGTTTTCATAACCGCGGTCGAGCCGCCGGAGTTTTACTTCCGGTTCTTGCTTCGACTCTATTTATCGCCGCTTGCGGCCGGTCGGAATCGCGATCGGCGAATCTTGCGAACAACGCGCAAAAGACCGAGGGAGACGTCATCACGGTGACGCAGGCGAAGTCCGTGTCGCGGGAGGTTCCGACCTTCATCCCGTCGACCGGAACGCTCGTCGCGGACGAAAGTTCGGACGTCGCGCCAAAGGTTGGTGGCAAGATCGTCAGCGTTTCGGCGGACCTCGGTCAGTTCGTACGGCAGGGCGCGGTCATCGCCCGTATCGATGACCGCGACGCAACGCTTGCGCTGGCACAATCCAAATCGAAATTGAATCAAGCGATCGCCGGCGTGCGGCAGGCCGAGGTCAAACTCGGACTCTCGCCGAACGGCAAGTTTGATTCGAGCCGGATACCCGAGGTACGCTCGGCTGCCGCCGGTTACGAACAGGCGCAAACCGAACTCCGGCAGGCTGAAGCAAATGAAAAGCGATATCGCGAACTTGTCGAAACCGGCGATGTCGCGATGATCACTTATGAACAGTTCCGGACGAACCGCGACACCGCGAGGACGCGCGCGAACAGCGCGAAACAGCAACTCGAGATCGCGATAAACGCCGCCAAACAAAGCGATCAGGCGATCAGAACCGCCGAAACCGCGGTCGAATCGGCGCGACTCGATGTCGCGAGCGCCGAAAAAGCGATCCAAGACACGATCATCCGGGCACCGTTCTCCGGATTTGTCAGCGAGCGCCCGACGGCCGTCGGCGAGTTCGTTTCGTCGTCCTCGGTTATCGTCAAACTCCTTCGCACGAATCCTATAAAGGTCCAGATGCAGGTCGCCGAGGCCGATGTTCCATTTGTCGGAATCGGCCGCGGTGTGACCTTGCAGGTCGACGCCTACAAGGACCGGAACTTTGGCGGACGGGTAACGGCGGTCAATCCTCTGATCGATCCGAACTCGCGTTCGGCAATCGTCGAGGCCGAGGTCGAAAACGGCGACAACGCGCTTCGGGCCGGGATGTTCGTCACCGCAAAGATCACCCGCGAAGGCGGAAACGTCGGGGTTTTCGTCCCGAAAGAAGCGGTGCTCGAAGATCAGAGCACGCAAAATTTCAGGGTCTACGTCATCGTTGACGGCATCGCCAAACAGCGAACCGTTCAACGCGGAGGCGAAGAGAACGGAATGGTCCAGATACTTAACGGCGTTCAGGCCGACGAGACCGTTGCGACGAGTAACCTCAAGCAATTGTTCGAGGGAGCAAAAGTCCAGTTTTGATTTGGGATTAGCGAAGTTGGATTTCGGATTTTTCGAACGATAGTCCGGCATCTGACAATCCGAAATCACAAATCGCGAATCCAAAATCGTATTATGCAGTGGTTAGCCGAAATTTGTGTTCATCGACCGGTCTTTGCGACCGTGATTGTGATGTTCCTGACGGTGGTCGGCGGATTCAGTTTCTTCACGCTCGGCGTTGACCGGTTTCCGAAGATCGATGTTCCGACGATCTCGATCTCGACGTCGAACCAGGGCGCGGCGCCGGCCGAGATCGAAACCGAGGTCACGGACATCATCGAGGGTGCGGTCAATACGGTTCCCGGTATCGACCAGATGACCTCCTCGTCGTCGCGCGGCCAATCCAACGTCACGCTCAACTTCAATCTCGAAAAAGATCCCGATCAGGCGTTTCAGGAGATCCAGCAGAAACTCGCGACGGCCGTCAGCCGGCTTCCCGAAACCGCGGATCCGCCGGTAGTACGCAAGTCCGACCCGGATTCGATGCCGGTTTTGATGTACGCGATCAGCGCGCCGCGCGATCTCGTGGCGCTTAACGATTTCGTCGAAACGCAGATCCAGGAACGAATTCAGTCGGTTGACGGCATCGGCGAAGTCGTGATCTTTGGTGGCCGGCAGCGACAGGTCAAGGTCCTTATCGATCCGACGCGGCTTCGGGCGTTCAATCTGTCGATCACCGACGTTTCATCCGCGATCCGCAACCAGAACCTCGAATTGCCCGGCGGAAACATCACCGAGGGCGCGCGGACGTCCGGAGTCCGGACGATCAGCAAACTGACTGAGATCAGCCAGTTCAACGATATCGTCATCACCACGCGGAACGGTTTCGCGATAAAGATCCGCGACATCGGACGGGTTGAGGACGGCGCGGCGGACGCCAGTTCGGCGGCTTCGCTCGACGGCGTTCAATCGTTGTATCTTGCGGTTCGCAAGCAGTCCGGATCGAACACGATCGCATTGATCAAAGGTGTCAAGGCGCGTATGGATCAGATCATTCCGACGCTGCCGTCGGATATGAAGGTCGTCGTTACGCGCGACCAGTCGGAGTTCATTGAGAACAGCCTCTACGCGATCGAGGAGCACCTTGTCCTCGGCGGCGTTTTCGCCGCGCTGATCGTTTTCTTCTTTCTTTGGAACATTCGTTCGACGGTCATTGCCGCGCTCGCGATCCCGACCTCGATCATCGCAGCCTTCGCGGCGATCGCCGCCCTCGGATATTCGCTGAATCAGATGACGATGCTTGCGCTTACGCTGATGGTCGGGATCGTCATCGACGACGCGATCGTCGTTCTGGAGAACATTTATCGCTTCGTCGAAGAAAAGGGTATGAGTCCGTTTCAGGCGGCGATCGAAGGCACGCGCGAGATCGGGCTCGCGGTTTTGGCGACGACGCTTAGTCTGCTCGCGGTCTTCATTCCGGTCGGATTTATGACCGGGATGGTTGGCCGCTTTATGTCGAGCTTCGGTTTGACGGCCGCGGCCGCGATCGCGGTTTCATTGATCGTTTCGTTCACGCTCACGCCGATGCTCGCGGCCCGCTGGATCAAACCGAAGTCACAGGCCGAGGATGACGGCGGGGAGCAAGATTCCGCTGTTTCGAACGAAAGCAAGGACGGTTTGTTCTATCGGAAGATCGACGGTGTTTATACCTGGCTTCTGACCGGCGCGATGCGTTTCAGGTGGCTCGTCGTTCTGATCTGCGTTCTTGTCGTCGCTTCGATCTATCCGCTGTTCAAGTATGTCGGGATGGCGTTTTTGCCGGACGAAGACGAATCGGCATTCCAGATCTCGCTTCGCGGTCCGCAGGGCACCTCGCTGTCGGCGACGCAATCGATTCTCGACCGGATCGCCCGCGATGTCCGCGAACAGCTTCCGGGAGTTCGCGCGACGCTCGTTCAGGCCGGCGGAATGTTCGGCGGCGGCGGAGGCAACTCGGGCAACGTCAACATCAGTCTCCTTCCGACGAGCGAGCGAGAATTCTCGCAGGCGGAACTGATCACGAAGACGCGCCAGATCATCAAGAAATACCAGTCTCCCGAATATCGCATCAACGCCTCCGCGCAGTCGTCGATCTCGGGCAGTCTCGGGCTCGGCCGGGGCGGTTCCGCGATCGGATATTATCTTTCGGGTCCGGATATGGGGCAGCTCGCTAAATACGCCGACGAGCTCGTCGGGAAGATGAAACAGGATCCGACTTTCCGTGACCCGGACAGTTCGTTCGATGTCGGAACGCCGGAGATCCAGATCTCGATCGACCGCGCAAAAGCGGCCGATTTCGGCGTCCGGGCGGGCGATGTCGCAACGGCGGTGAACACGCTTCAGGCGGGTCAGCGGGTAACAACGTTCAGTCAGAACAACAAACAGTACGACGTGGTCCTGCAGGCCGACGAAAGTTATCGCCGCGACCGCAACAGTCTCCAGTATTTCACGGTATTCTCAGCGCGCGGCGGATCGATCGGGCTCGATCGTCTGGTCAAGATCGAAGAGGGCCGGAGCCCGTCGTCCATCAGCCGTCTTAACCGTCAACGGCAGATCTCGGTCAGCGCCGGACTTCCCCCGAACGCTTCGGAGTCGGACGCGCTGCGAAAACTCGAAGGCTACGTCAAGGAGCTCAACCTGCCGGCCGAGTATTCGGCGGGCGTTACCGGACAATCGAAGGAGCTCCAGAAGGCGTACAGCGCTTTTATGCTCGCGTTTCTGTTGTCCTTCGTCTTTATGTATCTGATACTCGCGGCCCAGTTCGAATCGTTCATCCATCCGGTGACGATCCTTTTGACGCTGCCGCTTTCGGTGCCGTTCGCGCTGCTTTCGACGGCGATTGCCGGTCAGACGCTGAACATTTTCTCGGCGCTCGGAATTTTGCTGTTGTTCGGAGTCGTCAAGAAAAACGCCATTTTGCAGATCGACCACACGAATCACTTACGCGAAAAGGGAATGAATCGTTACGAAGCGATCATCCAGGCGAACCGCGATCGGCTGCGCCCGATCCTGATGACGACACTGGCGCTCGTCGCCGGTATGATCCCGCTCATCCTCGGCACCGGGGCAGGCGCGGCGACGAACCGTTCGATCGGCATCCTCGTCGTCGGCGGACAGTCGCTCTGCTTGCTGCTGACGCTGCTCGCGGTTCCGGTGTTTTATTCGCTGTTCGATGACGTCGGCCAATCACACGCGATCAGGAGACTCGGGAGCAAATTCAGTTGGGTCGGCGCGCGGCTGAGGCCGGTGACGGGCTTTCTCGCGGACCTGGCGACGTTGTTCACGCGGAGCGCGCGCCGGAAGAAACAAGAAGATAGTGAAGATTGACCGTATGAAGAAGTTTGTTTTCAGCCTGACGATCGGATTGCTCGCGGCATTTACGTCGCTCGCCCAAGATCCGACGCCAACCGCGACGCCTTCAAAACTCCCGGACGACGTCCCGCCGATCGCCCCGGATTTCCGCGCGCCGGTACGGCCGATGCCGTCGCTCGAACGCGTCGGCGTCGATGTCGCGAATCAACTTCCGATCTCGCTCAATGACGCGATCAAGCTTGCACTCGACAATAACAACGATATCGCGACTTCCAAAAAGGACGTCGAGATCGCCGAATTCAATCTCCGCGGCGCTGACGCCGTTTACGCGCCGAACTTTACGTCGGACACTTTCTACGAACGCCGTACGACGCCGACGGCATCGATCATCGGCGGCGCCGTCAATGGCGCGGTCACGCTCAGCACGCTTTCGAGCACTGCCGGCGTCGGCGGCTTTTCGCGCTTTGCGGGCGGTTCGTACAATCTCGGGTTCAGTTCGTCGCGGACCAACACGTCGAATCTCAACGCGACTCTCAATCCGCAGTTTCCAACGGCGTTGTCGTTTCTTTATGTCCAGCCGCTCCTTCGCGGGCGCCGTTTCGACAACCAGCGGCGGACGATCGAGATCGCGAAAAGATCGCTGAGCATCACCGACGAGCAGTTTCGGCAGACCGCTGTCGAAGTCATCGCCAATGTCGAGCAGGCTTATTGGGACCTGGCGTACTCGCTGCGAAATCTCCAGGTTCAGATCGACGCCGTCAAACAGGCGCGGCTGCAGCTCGAAAGCAATCAGAGGCTCGTCGCAAAAGGCGTTATCGCGCCGATCGACGTCGTCGCCTCGAACGCCCAGATCACGACATTTGAACAGGGAGTTTACGCCGCGCAGGACACGGTCACGCAGGCCGAAAATCGACTCAAGACGCTGATGCTTCCGAATCGCGCGAACGCGATGTGGTCGAGGGCACTCGTCCCGGTTTCGCCGATCGAGGTCGAGGTTCCGCGTGTCCCGCTTGAGAAAGCCGTTGAAACCGCGCTCACGAATCGCCAGGAGATCGCGCAGCTAAAAACGTCAGCCGAGATCAACAAAATCAACGAGCGTTACTTTCGCGACCAGACAAAACCGCAGGTCGATCTGACGGGCAGCTATACCTCGAGCGGCCTCGCCGGTGCGACAACAGCGGCCTCGATCAATCCGGCGACCGGTCTGAGCCGCGTGCCGGACAACCTCGTCGGCGGCTATTTCAATTCGCTCGGCAATCTCATCACTCAGGATTATCCGACATTTCGCATCGGGCTGACGATCACGTTCCCGTTCGGCAACCGAGTCGCGAAAGCGAATCTCGGCCGGACGTTGGCGGAAGCGAGTCAGCTCGAGAATTCGACCGCGCAGGTCGAGCAAACCATTGAGGCCGAGGTCCGCAACGCGCTTCAGTCGCTTCGGTCGGCGGAAGCGCGTCTTCAGGCCGCCGCCGCGACGCGTGCCTCGGCCGAGCAGCTTTACGAGAGCGAGGAACGCCAGTTCAGGGCCGGAACGACGACCGTTTTTCTCGTCTTCCAGCGCCAGAACGAACTTATCGCAGCGCGCGGACGCGAACTGCAGGCACAGACTGATCTCAACAAGGCGATTTCCAATTTCCAGCGCGCGACCGGAACGACACTCGAGGTCAACAGCGTCGAGATCACGAAAGAGACAACGCCCTCGCGGTTCATCATTCGCCGTCCCGCCGATTTCGGTTCACGCGTGTTCACGGCCGGGAAGAAAGAATAGAGATAAATCGATAATCGTGACCATCGTCACATACATCATTGCGGCGTCTTGTGATAATGTTCACAAGACGTCAGTTGCTTTGTTCGTCATTGATCCCCGGTTCTGACATCTTTTTAACCGACAAAAGCAGAACCCCCGGTTAAATAAATAACTGGAGGAAACGATAATGTTTTCAGATCTCTTTCGAGCGCTTCCCGTTCGGGCCGACGAGTTTACGGGCAAATCGAATAAATTCAAATTCCGCGGCGGAGTCTGGCTAAAGACGGTTGCCGCGTTCGTTTTTTTGATACTCTTCGCCAATTCCGGCGCAGCGGCTCCGCCAAACTACCAACTTCAATTTCTCGGCAACGGCTCTCCGGCAGCGATCAACAACAACGGGATCGTCGTCGGAGCGCGGCTCTCGGGCAACAATTACACGCCGCTTGTCAGCGCCAACGGCGCCGCGTGGCAAGTGCTTCCCCTGCTTCCCGGCGCGATGAGCTGTTTTCCAACTGACGTCAACGACGCCGGCGTGATCGTCGGGGTTTCGTTCGACACGCAATGGAATCCCTCGGCAGTCCGCTGGAGAACCGGCAAAGGCGGAGCGTACGCCATCGAA
Coding sequences:
- a CDS encoding sigma-70 family RNA polymerase sigma factor — translated: MGTNLLDFTRLAEEYGKMSEIDIARLAADGDELAFAEIVRRFSPRVFSYSSRFFRRHSLVEEAAQEVFLKAFTQLGNFEGRGSLEGWLTRITVTTCINILRSSKPQSELTLSDLNEDESNWLEERLINAASLEHQTQEDKLIAADLVGRVLDTLQPEESLLVQMLDGEGASVKEVSAATGWSEAKIKTKAFRVRRRMRESITKLLNAKDGKLRRIEL
- a CDS encoding efflux RND transporter periplasmic adaptor subunit; this translates as MRFHNRGRAAGVLLPVLASTLFIAACGRSESRSANLANNAQKTEGDVITVTQAKSVSREVPTFIPSTGTLVADESSDVAPKVGGKIVSVSADLGQFVRQGAVIARIDDRDATLALAQSKSKLNQAIAGVRQAEVKLGLSPNGKFDSSRIPEVRSAAAGYEQAQTELRQAEANEKRYRELVETGDVAMITYEQFRTNRDTARTRANSAKQQLEIAINAAKQSDQAIRTAETAVESARLDVASAEKAIQDTIIRAPFSGFVSERPTAVGEFVSSSSVIVKLLRTNPIKVQMQVAEADVPFVGIGRGVTLQVDAYKDRNFGGRVTAVNPLIDPNSRSAIVEAEVENGDNALRAGMFVTAKITREGGNVGVFVPKEAVLEDQSTQNFRVYVIVDGIAKQRTVQRGGEENGMVQILNGVQADETVATSNLKQLFEGAKVQF
- a CDS encoding TolC family protein yields the protein MKKFVFSLTIGLLAAFTSLAQDPTPTATPSKLPDDVPPIAPDFRAPVRPMPSLERVGVDVANQLPISLNDAIKLALDNNNDIATSKKDVEIAEFNLRGADAVYAPNFTSDTFYERRTTPTASIIGGAVNGAVTLSTLSSTAGVGGFSRFAGGSYNLGFSSSRTNTSNLNATLNPQFPTALSFLYVQPLLRGRRFDNQRRTIEIAKRSLSITDEQFRQTAVEVIANVEQAYWDLAYSLRNLQVQIDAVKQARLQLESNQRLVAKGVIAPIDVVASNAQITTFEQGVYAAQDTVTQAENRLKTLMLPNRANAMWSRALVPVSPIEVEVPRVPLEKAVETALTNRQEIAQLKTSAEINKINERYFRDQTKPQVDLTGSYTSSGLAGATTAASINPATGLSRVPDNLVGGYFNSLGNLITQDYPTFRIGLTITFPFGNRVAKANLGRTLAEASQLENSTAQVEQTIEAEVRNALQSLRSAEARLQAAAATRASAEQLYESEERQFRAGTTTVFLVFQRQNELIAARGRELQAQTDLNKAISNFQRATGTTLEVNSVEITKETTPSRFIIRRPADFGSRVFTAGKKE
- a CDS encoding efflux RND transporter permease subunit, which gives rise to MQWLAEICVHRPVFATVIVMFLTVVGGFSFFTLGVDRFPKIDVPTISISTSNQGAAPAEIETEVTDIIEGAVNTVPGIDQMTSSSSRGQSNVTLNFNLEKDPDQAFQEIQQKLATAVSRLPETADPPVVRKSDPDSMPVLMYAISAPRDLVALNDFVETQIQERIQSVDGIGEVVIFGGRQRQVKVLIDPTRLRAFNLSITDVSSAIRNQNLELPGGNITEGARTSGVRTISKLTEISQFNDIVITTRNGFAIKIRDIGRVEDGAADASSAASLDGVQSLYLAVRKQSGSNTIALIKGVKARMDQIIPTLPSDMKVVVTRDQSEFIENSLYAIEEHLVLGGVFAALIVFFFLWNIRSTVIAALAIPTSIIAAFAAIAALGYSLNQMTMLALTLMVGIVIDDAIVVLENIYRFVEEKGMSPFQAAIEGTREIGLAVLATTLSLLAVFIPVGFMTGMVGRFMSSFGLTAAAAIAVSLIVSFTLTPMLAARWIKPKSQAEDDGGEQDSAVSNESKDGLFYRKIDGVYTWLLTGAMRFRWLVVLICVLVVASIYPLFKYVGMAFLPDEDESAFQISLRGPQGTSLSATQSILDRIARDVREQLPGVRATLVQAGGMFGGGGGNSGNVNISLLPTSEREFSQAELITKTRQIIKKYQSPEYRINASAQSSISGSLGLGRGGSAIGYYLSGPDMGQLAKYADELVGKMKQDPTFRDPDSSFDVGTPEIQISIDRAKAADFGVRAGDVATAVNTLQAGQRVTTFSQNNKQYDVVLQADESYRRDRNSLQYFTVFSARGGSIGLDRLVKIEEGRSPSSISRLNRQRQISVSAGLPPNASESDALRKLEGYVKELNLPAEYSAGVTGQSKELQKAYSAFMLAFLLSFVFMYLILAAQFESFIHPVTILLTLPLSVPFALLSTAIAGQTLNIFSALGILLLFGVVKKNAILQIDHTNHLREKGMNRYEAIIQANRDRLRPILMTTLALVAGMIPLILGTGAGAATNRSIGILVVGGQSLCLLLTLLAVPVFYSLFDDVGQSHAIRRLGSKFSWVGARLRPVTGFLADLATLFTRSARRKKQEDSED